From one Lycium ferocissimum isolate CSIRO_LF1 chromosome 7, AGI_CSIRO_Lferr_CH_V1, whole genome shotgun sequence genomic stretch:
- the LOC132063933 gene encoding AT-hook motif nuclear-localized protein 9 — MDRRDAMMLPGSAPYYMQRGMSGSGSGSTPGLQGSPSINPSLPTANIAFQSSSIGASSASIPQTLLMDPSSTLSPRGSIGASSSALPQGEPVRRKRGRPRKYGVQGAMPLTLNPPPSTQAMALNPTQKRGRGRPPGSGRKQQLASFGGWLSNIGGIGFTPHVITIAVGEDITAKIMSFSQQGPRSICILSANGVVSTVTLRQPSTSGGTVTYEGRFEILCLSGSFLVSDSGGSRGRIGGLSVSLASPDGRVIGGGVGGVLIAASPIQVIVGSFLCSSSKAKKIAAESVQSAGTSDLQTTDNSVNPVDVLSNQNLTPSSSMGVWPSSRQMDLQTGHIDIDLMRG; from the exons atggATCGAAGGGACGCTATGATGTTACCTGGATCCGCTCCTTACTATATGCAGAGAGGgatgagtggaagtgggagtgGAAGTACCCCTGGTTTACAGGGATCACCAAGCATTAATCCTTCATTACCTACTGCCAATATTGCCTTTCAATCCAGTAGTATTGGTGCATCATCAGCTTCGATTCCACAAACACTACTAATGGAtccttcatcaacattatcaccTAGAGGTAGTATTGGTGCATCATCATCAGCACTGCCACAAGGTGAGCCTGTACGCAGAAAGAGGGGTAGGCCTCGGAAATATGGAGTTCAAGGGGCGATGCCGTTGACATTGAATCCACCTCCATCTACTCAGGCAATGGCATTAAACCCAACTCAGAAGAGGGGTAGAGGAAGGCCACCAGGGTCTGGACGAAAGCAGCAACTCGCTTCTTTTG GTGGATGGTTGTCCAATATAGGTGGAATTGGTTTTACCCCGCATGTCATCACGATTGCTGTAGGAGAG GACATCACGGCAAAAATAATGTCGTTTTCGCAACAAGGGCCTAGATCAATATGTATTTTATCGGCAAATGGTGTCGTCTCCACTGTAACTCTTCGTCAACCATCAACTTCTGGTGGCACTGTTACATATGAG GGACGGTTTGAGATATTATGTCTATCGGGATCTTTCTTGGTCAGCGATAGTGGTGGATCTCGGGGTAGGATTGGTGGCCTAAGTGTTTCTCTTGCTAGTCCAGATGGTCGCGTGATAGGCGGTGGAGTTGGAGGTGTTCTAATTGCAGCAAGTCCAATTCAG GTAATAGTGGGAAGCTTCTTATGCTCAAGCTCAAAGGCAAAGAAAATAGCTGCGGAAAGTGTACAAAGTGCAGGAACTTCAGATCTTCAGACCACTGACAATTCTGTAAATCCAGTCGATGTTCTTTCGAACCAGAATCTTACACCATCCTCTTCAATGGGAGTATGGCCTAGTTCAAGGCAAATGGATCTACAAACTGGCCATATTGACATTGACTTGATGCGAGGATGA